One genomic window of Chrysiogenes arsenatis DSM 11915 includes the following:
- a CDS encoding InlB B-repeat-containing protein: MLRNSPDPTTLGVNLGAFAQSVEVERAAASFDTSDRFRINRDLGDEVTFRVTSINRTTGVENVVALGNDGDTVEISPPVRYTISSNNTLTLDTDHLTSEQLYTVSFIRDGIRRAQITYIQPNTKPILRTQILQGGTTPNTGETIRVLGMAFTRQDALGIDAVQWSVKNNSGIIANFNTTAKLTSFRFDTPDSYTLMFATTTGTIDTIEIPITVYAPQQPRLIATLAGAPTKKGDTFEVNFTGLSIDPTDSVELQFIKPILNSSRVNFSAGKISHTVDTVEPEYLFRAVAIKANGLRDTSEVFRITMPVPRAYAKALPDAAVLKTADSNQTYQLRAQTARVDNGTAVITWKGQGVSRTVSGWQVNVGSLAPGTYEYQLEVAVQGRADIVARDTFRLSVLESGAPRVTLSAANPTLYITDGRPDLGFVLQATAIHGTANDSGDIVLSWDLSQLNNVITASPSGSQVTIIPIREGAATIAVTAQALATGKSTTVQATVRVQERYTDRSRPVANIDAPFEMRVIRGTALTLSGARSYDPNLEPLTYAWNLIDSAGNSVSLTNNTGTSITLPSSLTAGTYTLRLTVNNGKTGENSTATTTRQIIVFEPSKPVVQLTAPGTIQLASGVISTNVSIGVNSYYIDEATGAYIPLATTVAIGSVTKQLNSTTKSTQFDSLSTGTYTVSASAENSGQTTTSTQTIRIVAGSVLHIPSEMYLRPGDTLSLTPMIFGDSALTAGNVLWGVDRAVLQNFPQSGNVSYTIPSGITIPASGLSIVGTLQSGSEIYDSKEVKLYVTGGSVAPVPTYTLGVVSANTTQGTATVNQSSVSHNGSATFTATPNTGYSFVNWTDGATAVSTQPVFTLANITSNRTLTANFTPLTYTVAATSANATQGTATVNQSSVNHNGSATFTAAPNTGYAFVNWTDGATAVSTQATFTLTNITANRSLVANFAPIDLGDTSLPPFMVGLIGPSFLSQSSSPATYTPQVEISWGGRNSSEYSVSYLATIQSVEGSPATLTSSAGPFTVDPAGYDTGDYSIGYQVTISRGEETQTEAMVLPLTISSPLDSTEAEMILLNAEEALRYGNLFEFGSTVREYPYLFMDSSDPSLSYMLLAANALNVVHRPEWKVLHGLHKRMLGFTLFQRPEAEIGEWIEFENTGWGLLVNPVGNLVWPHMPEGDYDSTVAYTIDTTDTADFAGLVQALQQLRGVLTNTQTFASSFELGHSYDGHFYSTMEDSYETEPTMQYALVDTLDKVLIASAIDALIGEARYLAAHNWVNVGEAIGYARALAYDTFDASKLPIVSRSGDVEAAISAMSLGYGALGEFLPELIATRTEGTWTLPEDVEPAISIPDSAEAMLLGLFAQNWQTLFGSTSSFSQGIPTAAAEQIVRFDVIAWNPYYYDSMENITYETVEIQFDTVEFAAGTDFAGLLRDNSLRQILEASVGVGDATLSGTLPSGIITADGFNYGATTVASRTEIFHFKEDETPGQVTYYDDSYPDQMYLVAFDDGDGYVGGERTSYVTVFDYNGGSILKRHTLNTSIYQPGLYGIDAVRVTAYDALLRAGTKGDLYMDGGIERYQWFNTGTRNDTKSSDPLAIAGGGTYLQMNIEPEMGHQFEVKSRALVHYDQTAGKTWMWLPNYLTHTVEAHEIAATADRSKVYVGTSDSKNYLTMELSGSALTMELYSIDSKEAPAISALWSGTLPIDVYSSANMTYARQFPIGTTRWFYNGYNRIVNLNDQTQMRTLNVNGSIYKVARDGNVLIYRDDNGLRFYNVATDSYGVTVELAAWPSYSDAISVSQGVLTYRSNEANFVGFYDTQSGMPLGASYVNWEDRVFVMPQGKALISNWDYLRWVELSATTPPPSGDALYFSTPAPFTYPLNVSVDSVELQLTFGLSRPLEGSEHIAMRYILSQDSVELANGVEGFIYSSPHTLVIPFPSGAVSESLPILAQVWTRIDTDEDPMTWLMEHAESFEIWTSGGSYEPPTFNADAVAGQTFYIVNFDATGYHVVTFNVDGSMIDTWEDSNGMTFTNIPVAYVDGRLEFTLDGINNVMQIQTAEEGAFVDIFWTAGMNSGSTTIFYWDWQAQNFVDANGGGGGVTPPSNDIVPPMLAAGGIDSSGLTLTLASASDTLVLPSDSIEWMGIIDSQGSYDSTYVTYSVFLFVDNNSPFRFVKREQMAGLVVPGYVDSLTFTGLPAGSLWLPSLGAGVDTFDMSTLPSSGSYMPMVLYYTNVDSTDLVLAFAEMDIELGLPAMDNLVGAMADQIWMTVGDVPIIPFRDLSIGVAVNEYGAWAQLFWDPAIVANTVVVQIGDGDWVPYPNNGYMEHIVDTADYTSQAISFAAYPVGSSVPQIYTTTLPNWADVSTALSLQIGQPNLIMTTIEDDTPALVVMGLDLGGDSVDRIHSFFGADYDGTPYQFSIESYLGMMFTEYGYFAAKVPMIFYELYGTQFMLNHVSALTILGNTAVVKGHPVSNVSATYCHPEDLECMEGGEYPYPGEGGYYNDGTLDSSTMSSAGLVAIPSSTNGTISDGSYTIYRIEVPAGGGDLLLYTTGDIDTYGVLYDQGGNMVAYNDDFNGPNFSIMQTVAAGTYYIKVRGYSSSVSGSYMLEVELSMGVN; the protein is encoded by the coding sequence ATGCTGCGTAATTCCCCCGATCCTACAACCCTTGGCGTTAACCTTGGAGCCTTTGCACAGTCGGTAGAAGTTGAACGGGCGGCCGCCAGTTTTGATACGAGCGACCGCTTTCGGATAAACCGTGACCTTGGTGATGAAGTTACCTTCCGCGTAACAAGTATTAACCGAACAACAGGTGTAGAGAATGTAGTTGCCTTGGGCAACGATGGTGACACTGTCGAGATCTCACCACCCGTAAGATATACTATTTCCTCTAATAATACGCTGACACTTGACACCGACCACCTTACATCAGAGCAACTCTACACGGTGAGTTTTATCCGTGATGGCATCCGTCGGGCACAAATCACATATATTCAACCGAACACTAAACCCATTCTGCGGACACAAATCCTCCAAGGTGGGACAACTCCAAATACTGGTGAAACCATACGGGTATTAGGTATGGCGTTTACCCGTCAGGATGCACTCGGGATTGACGCGGTACAATGGAGTGTTAAAAATAACTCTGGAATTATTGCAAATTTTAATACCACGGCGAAATTGACATCGTTCCGATTTGATACACCAGATAGCTACACTTTGATGTTTGCAACGACTACTGGCACGATAGATACTATAGAAATCCCTATCACCGTCTATGCCCCGCAACAGCCACGGTTGATAGCGACTCTTGCCGGAGCACCGACAAAAAAAGGTGATACATTTGAGGTGAATTTTACCGGATTATCGATTGACCCTACGGATTCTGTGGAGCTACAGTTCATCAAACCAATATTAAATAGCTCTCGAGTGAATTTTTCTGCGGGAAAAATTTCTCATACGGTTGACACCGTTGAGCCGGAATACCTTTTCCGTGCGGTAGCTATAAAAGCAAATGGATTGCGCGACACCTCGGAAGTATTCCGGATTACCATGCCAGTGCCGCGCGCGTACGCCAAAGCACTGCCAGATGCCGCAGTCCTGAAAACCGCAGACTCTAACCAAACGTACCAATTACGAGCGCAAACCGCCCGTGTCGACAATGGTACAGCTGTTATTACGTGGAAAGGGCAAGGGGTATCTCGCACCGTGAGTGGCTGGCAAGTCAACGTTGGTTCGCTTGCACCGGGAACATATGAATACCAATTAGAAGTTGCTGTTCAGGGGCGAGCTGACATTGTTGCTCGTGACACCTTCCGCCTTAGCGTTCTTGAATCGGGTGCGCCTCGCGTTACCCTGAGTGCGGCGAATCCCACGCTTTACATCACCGACGGTAGACCTGACCTTGGCTTTGTACTCCAAGCCACTGCGATACATGGAACTGCCAATGATAGCGGCGATATTGTCCTGAGTTGGGATTTAAGTCAGCTGAACAATGTCATTACCGCTAGCCCAAGTGGTTCGCAGGTAACAATTATACCAATTCGCGAGGGTGCGGCGACGATTGCCGTCACTGCGCAAGCTCTAGCAACAGGTAAGAGCACGACGGTACAGGCTACTGTCAGAGTGCAAGAACGGTATACTGACCGCTCTCGCCCCGTAGCGAATATCGATGCGCCATTTGAAATGCGGGTTATCAGAGGAACAGCGTTGACCCTGAGCGGAGCGCGCAGTTACGACCCAAACTTGGAGCCGCTCACTTACGCGTGGAATTTGATAGATAGTGCTGGAAATTCGGTATCATTAACGAACAACACAGGCACAAGCATTACACTCCCAAGCTCACTCACTGCCGGAACCTACACCCTGCGCCTGACTGTGAATAATGGGAAAACAGGAGAAAATAGCACCGCTACAACAACTCGCCAAATCATCGTTTTTGAACCGAGTAAGCCAGTTGTGCAGCTCACTGCGCCCGGAACCATCCAGTTGGCAAGTGGGGTGATTTCTACCAATGTTTCTATAGGAGTGAACAGTTACTACATTGACGAAGCAACTGGGGCGTATATTCCTCTGGCAACGACTGTTGCTATTGGATCGGTCACTAAACAGCTTAATAGCACGACGAAGAGTACACAATTTGATTCACTTTCCACAGGAACCTATACTGTTAGTGCAAGCGCTGAAAATAGTGGGCAAACGACTACCAGCACGCAAACAATCAGAATTGTAGCTGGCTCAGTGCTGCACATCCCAAGTGAAATGTATTTGCGGCCAGGGGATACACTTTCTCTCACCCCAATGATTTTTGGGGATTCCGCACTTACCGCAGGCAATGTTCTCTGGGGTGTGGATCGCGCTGTGCTGCAGAATTTTCCGCAGTCTGGCAATGTCTCCTATACAATCCCATCTGGAATCACTATTCCTGCCTCTGGATTGTCTATCGTAGGCACCTTGCAAAGTGGTAGTGAAATCTATGATTCCAAAGAAGTCAAACTCTACGTAACTGGCGGCTCAGTAGCGCCTGTTCCAACCTACACACTTGGTGTTGTGAGTGCCAATACCACACAGGGAACAGCTACCGTTAACCAGAGTTCCGTGAGTCACAATGGTAGCGCCACATTCACGGCTACACCGAATACCGGCTATTCTTTCGTGAACTGGACTGACGGAGCAACGGCGGTGTCGACGCAGCCTGTATTCACACTGGCTAATATTACCTCGAACCGTACGCTAACGGCTAACTTTACTCCACTCACCTATACAGTTGCTGCTACCAGTGCCAATGCCACACAGGGAACAGCTACCGTTAACCAGAGTTCCGTGAATCACAATGGTAGTGCCACATTCACGGCTGCGCCGAATACGGGCTATGCCTTCGTCAACTGGACTGACGGAGCAACGGCGGTATCGACGCAAGCCACTTTCACTCTTACCAACATCACGGCAAACCGTTCACTGGTGGCCAACTTTGCCCCAATCGATTTGGGCGACACGTCGCTTCCGCCATTTATGGTAGGGCTTATTGGGCCATCGTTCCTTTCTCAGAGTTCTTCACCGGCAACGTATACGCCGCAGGTAGAAATTAGTTGGGGCGGGCGGAATTCTTCGGAATACAGCGTAAGCTATCTGGCCACAATTCAAAGTGTTGAAGGCTCTCCTGCGACGCTCACGTCATCAGCAGGACCTTTCACTGTTGATCCGGCAGGGTATGATACCGGAGACTACTCAATTGGCTATCAAGTCACGATCAGCCGAGGTGAAGAAACTCAAACAGAAGCTATGGTGCTTCCGCTTACAATCTCTTCTCCCCTTGACTCAACCGAAGCGGAAATGATTCTCCTGAATGCCGAAGAAGCGTTGCGTTACGGAAATCTTTTTGAATTCGGCAGCACCGTTCGCGAATATCCATATCTCTTTATGGATTCGTCAGATCCATCCCTTTCATACATGCTGCTTGCCGCCAACGCTCTGAACGTTGTTCATCGGCCCGAGTGGAAGGTGTTGCATGGTCTCCACAAACGAATGCTCGGCTTCACCCTCTTTCAGCGCCCTGAAGCTGAAATAGGCGAGTGGATCGAGTTTGAAAATACCGGCTGGGGCTTACTGGTTAACCCCGTTGGCAACCTCGTGTGGCCGCATATGCCCGAAGGAGACTATGACTCAACCGTGGCGTATACCATTGACACCACCGATACTGCTGATTTTGCTGGACTCGTGCAGGCACTTCAGCAACTGCGCGGCGTATTAACCAATACACAAACCTTTGCTAGCTCCTTTGAACTTGGCCATAGCTATGACGGCCATTTCTACAGCACCATGGAAGACTCTTATGAAACCGAACCAACCATGCAGTACGCCCTTGTCGACACCCTTGACAAAGTACTGATCGCTAGTGCCATTGACGCCTTGATCGGTGAAGCCCGCTACCTCGCCGCGCATAATTGGGTCAACGTCGGCGAAGCGATTGGTTACGCCCGCGCCCTAGCGTACGATACCTTTGACGCCAGCAAGTTGCCGATTGTCTCTCGCAGTGGCGATGTTGAAGCGGCCATCAGCGCTATGAGCTTAGGGTATGGCGCACTCGGTGAATTTTTACCCGAATTGATCGCAACCCGCACAGAAGGAACTTGGACGCTCCCAGAGGACGTAGAACCCGCCATTTCTATCCCTGATAGCGCCGAAGCGATGCTGCTTGGCCTCTTTGCACAAAATTGGCAAACCCTCTTCGGGTCGACCAGCAGCTTTAGTCAAGGGATACCAACTGCCGCTGCGGAGCAAATCGTCCGCTTTGATGTCATTGCTTGGAACCCCTACTACTATGATTCAATGGAAAACATAACGTATGAAACCGTCGAAATCCAATTCGACACCGTAGAGTTCGCTGCAGGCACCGATTTTGCCGGACTGCTGCGTGACAACTCGCTGCGGCAGATTCTTGAAGCCAGCGTTGGCGTTGGTGACGCTACCCTGAGTGGTACGCTTCCCTCTGGTATTATCACAGCCGACGGCTTTAACTACGGCGCAACCACCGTGGCTAGCCGTACCGAGATATTCCACTTTAAAGAGGACGAAACGCCCGGCCAGGTGACGTACTACGATGACAGTTATCCCGATCAAATGTATCTCGTCGCCTTTGACGACGGGGATGGATATGTGGGCGGAGAGCGGACGAGCTATGTAACCGTCTTTGACTACAACGGCGGCAGCATCCTCAAGCGCCACACCCTGAACACCTCTATCTATCAGCCCGGCCTCTACGGCATTGACGCCGTGCGAGTCACCGCGTACGACGCCCTCTTGCGTGCCGGAACCAAAGGCGATCTCTACATGGATGGCGGCATTGAGCGCTACCAGTGGTTCAACACCGGAACACGGAATGATACGAAATCATCCGACCCGCTTGCCATCGCAGGAGGTGGCACCTACCTTCAAATGAACATTGAACCAGAGATGGGACACCAATTTGAAGTAAAAAGCCGCGCTCTCGTCCATTACGACCAAACAGCTGGCAAAACATGGATGTGGTTGCCAAACTACCTCACCCATACCGTTGAAGCGCACGAAATCGCTGCGACCGCTGACAGAAGTAAAGTGTACGTTGGCACCAGCGACAGTAAGAATTACCTGACCATGGAACTTAGTGGGTCTGCACTGACAATGGAGCTGTACAGCATAGACTCCAAGGAAGCGCCAGCTATTAGCGCCCTGTGGAGCGGCACGTTGCCAATCGACGTGTACAGTAGTGCCAATATGACATATGCTCGCCAATTCCCTATTGGTACAACACGTTGGTTCTATAACGGTTATAACCGTATTGTGAACCTGAACGACCAAACGCAGATGCGGACACTCAATGTGAATGGTTCCATCTACAAAGTCGCCCGTGATGGCAATGTCCTTATCTATCGTGATGATAATGGACTCCGATTCTACAATGTTGCGACAGACAGCTATGGTGTAACCGTAGAACTTGCCGCATGGCCATCGTACAGCGATGCCATCTCAGTTTCGCAGGGCGTACTCACCTATCGCTCGAATGAAGCCAATTTTGTTGGCTTCTATGACACACAAAGCGGTATGCCACTGGGCGCAAGCTACGTGAACTGGGAAGATCGCGTATTTGTTATGCCGCAAGGCAAGGCGCTTATCTCTAACTGGGATTACCTCAGATGGGTTGAGTTGAGTGCTACGACACCGCCGCCTTCTGGTGACGCACTGTATTTCAGCACACCGGCGCCATTTACTTACCCACTGAACGTCAGTGTTGACTCGGTTGAGCTGCAACTGACCTTCGGGCTTAGTCGACCACTCGAAGGCTCCGAGCACATAGCGATGCGCTACATCCTGAGCCAAGACAGTGTTGAGCTAGCGAACGGCGTCGAAGGATTTATTTATTCCAGTCCACACACCCTCGTCATTCCATTCCCAAGTGGTGCGGTGTCTGAATCTCTGCCGATCCTAGCTCAGGTTTGGACGCGCATAGACACCGACGAAGACCCAATGACGTGGCTTATGGAGCACGCCGAATCCTTTGAGATCTGGACAAGCGGTGGTTCTTATGAACCACCAACTTTTAATGCCGATGCCGTTGCCGGGCAAACGTTTTACATCGTGAACTTTGACGCCACTGGGTATCATGTCGTCACCTTTAATGTCGATGGCTCTATGATCGACACGTGGGAAGATTCTAATGGAATGACGTTTACGAACATCCCCGTTGCCTATGTCGATGGACGGTTGGAGTTTACCCTTGATGGTATTAATAATGTGATGCAGATTCAGACAGCAGAAGAAGGGGCATTTGTCGATATCTTCTGGACGGCAGGGATGAACTCAGGCTCAACGACGATCTTCTACTGGGATTGGCAAGCACAGAACTTTGTTGATGCCAACGGTGGCGGAGGAGGCGTTACACCGCCATCGAACGATATTGTTCCGCCGATGCTCGCCGCAGGTGGTATCGATTCGAGCGGGTTGACACTCACATTAGCTTCTGCCAGCGACACGCTCGTATTGCCGTCTGACTCTATCGAATGGATGGGGATCATAGATTCCCAAGGGTCGTATGATTCCACCTATGTCACCTACTCTGTGTTCTTGTTTGTTGATAATAACTCGCCTTTCCGCTTTGTTAAGCGTGAGCAGATGGCGGGGCTTGTGGTGCCTGGGTATGTTGACTCCTTGACCTTTACGGGTTTGCCCGCAGGTTCGTTGTGGTTGCCAAGTCTTGGTGCCGGAGTAGACACGTTTGATATGTCTACCTTGCCAAGCTCAGGGAGCTACATGCCGATGGTGCTTTACTACACAAACGTTGATAGTACAGATTTGGTATTAGCATTCGCTGAAATGGATATCGAATTAGGCTTGCCGGCAATGGATAATCTCGTTGGTGCGATGGCCGATCAGATTTGGATGACGGTTGGCGATGTCCCCATTATTCCATTCCGTGACCTTAGTATCGGTGTTGCCGTCAACGAATATGGGGCTTGGGCGCAGCTATTCTGGGATCCTGCGATAGTGGCTAATACTGTTGTTGTGCAGATTGGCGATGGCGACTGGGTGCCATATCCAAACAATGGATATATGGAGCATATTGTGGATACGGCGGATTACACCTCACAAGCCATCTCGTTTGCTGCGTATCCCGTCGGCAGTAGCGTACCTCAAATCTATACAACGACACTGCCAAACTGGGCTGACGTGAGCACAGCGCTGTCGTTGCAAATTGGGCAACCAAATTTAATAATGACAACAATTGAGGATGATACGCCGGCGCTGGTAGTAATGGGCTTAGATCTCGGTGGCGATTCTGTCGACCGTATCCATAGCTTCTTTGGCGCCGATTATGATGGGACACCGTATCAGTTCTCTATCGAAAGTTATTTGGGGATGATGTTCACCGAGTATGGTTACTTTGCCGCCAAGGTGCCAATGATATTCTATGAGTTGTATGGTACGCAATTTATGCTGAATCATGTTTCAGCGCTTACTATCCTTGGCAATACTGCAGTTGTGAAAGGGCATCCGGTAAGTAATGTTTCGGCAACTTACTGCCACCCTGAAGACCTTGAGTGCATGGAAGGAGGAGAATACCCTTATCCTGGCGAGGGTGGATACTATAACGACGGCACTCTTGACTCGTCCACGATGAGTAGTGCGGGATTGGTAGCGATTCCTTCAAGTACCAATGGCACTATCAGTGATGGCAGCTATACTATTTATCGCATTGAAGTGCCGGCAGGTGGTGGTGACTTGCTCTTGTATACAACCGGCGACATCGATACCTATGGTGTGCTGTACGATCAGGGTGGGAATATGGTTGCGTACAATGATGATTTTAATGGCCCGAACTTTAGCATTATGCAGACCGTTGCGGCTGGCACGTACTATATTAAGGTGCGTGGCTATAGTTCCTCTGTTTCAGGGAGCTATATGCTGGAGGTTGAGCTGAGCATGGGTGTCAACTGA
- a CDS encoding ABC-F family ATP-binding cassette domain-containing protein, whose product MLNVSNLTLSFGKRILFKDVNLKFTPGNCYGLIGANGAGKSTFLKILSGEIEPDKGDISLGSGQRIAVLRQDQFAFDEHTVLDTVIMGHKKLYDILHERNAIYAKGDFTEADGIRAADLESLVAEMNGYEAEAEAATLLSGLGIEEALQSRLMKELEGGEKVRVLLAQALFGNPDVLLLDEPTNNLDIRSIRWLEEFLIRFENTLIVVSHDRHFLNTVCTHIADIDYNRIQLYVGNYEFWYQASQLSARQRKDDNRKQQEKVNELKEFIQRFSSNASKAKQATSRKKLLEKITFEDMPASSRRFPYVHFKPTRECGNIIVNASDINVTLEDGTHILKNVNIVVDKGDKIALVGANDLAKSVLFDVLTGYKKPDTGEVEWGTTITWDYFPKDNSPYFQGDMNIVEWLLQYVPGEGETFARSFLGRMLFSGDEALKNVKVLSGGEKVRCMLSKLMLSGANTLLLDDPTNHLDLESITALNNSLTAFPEVLIFASHDQEFVETIANRIVEITPNGLIDRRMTLDEYLDSESVAKVRTEMYGGTVPMKI is encoded by the coding sequence ATGCTCAACGTCAGTAATCTTACTCTTTCCTTTGGCAAACGCATTCTGTTTAAAGATGTTAACCTGAAATTCACCCCTGGCAACTGCTATGGGCTTATTGGCGCCAATGGTGCTGGCAAATCAACATTTCTGAAAATTTTGAGCGGTGAAATTGAGCCCGATAAAGGTGATATTTCACTTGGTTCTGGTCAACGGATAGCCGTACTACGTCAGGATCAATTCGCTTTTGACGAACATACCGTCCTTGACACCGTCATCATGGGTCACAAAAAATTGTACGATATTCTACATGAGCGTAATGCCATTTATGCCAAAGGCGACTTTACCGAAGCCGACGGCATCCGTGCGGCTGATCTTGAATCGCTGGTAGCGGAAATGAATGGATATGAAGCCGAAGCCGAAGCCGCTACCCTTTTGAGCGGTTTGGGTATCGAAGAGGCTCTGCAAAGTCGCCTGATGAAAGAACTTGAAGGCGGAGAAAAAGTCCGTGTACTCCTCGCCCAAGCGTTGTTTGGCAATCCCGATGTGCTCCTCCTTGACGAGCCAACCAACAACCTTGATATCCGTTCTATCCGCTGGCTGGAAGAATTCCTGATCCGTTTTGAAAACACACTGATTGTTGTTTCGCACGACCGTCACTTTCTGAACACGGTTTGCACACACATTGCCGATATCGATTACAACCGCATTCAGCTCTATGTGGGGAACTACGAGTTCTGGTACCAGGCCAGTCAGTTATCGGCGCGCCAACGCAAAGATGATAACCGCAAGCAGCAAGAAAAAGTCAATGAACTCAAAGAGTTTATCCAACGATTTAGCTCTAACGCTTCAAAGGCGAAACAAGCGACATCGCGCAAGAAACTGCTCGAAAAAATCACCTTTGAAGATATGCCTGCCAGCTCACGACGCTTTCCCTATGTCCACTTCAAGCCAACACGCGAGTGCGGCAATATTATTGTCAACGCCAGCGATATTAACGTGACGCTCGAAGATGGAACTCACATCCTGAAAAACGTGAATATAGTTGTCGATAAAGGGGATAAAATTGCCCTTGTCGGCGCGAATGACCTTGCGAAATCAGTGCTTTTCGACGTGCTAACCGGTTACAAAAAACCCGATACTGGCGAAGTGGAGTGGGGCACGACCATTACGTGGGATTACTTCCCCAAAGATAACTCGCCGTACTTTCAGGGCGATATGAACATCGTCGAATGGCTTTTGCAGTATGTGCCGGGTGAAGGAGAAACGTTCGCACGCAGCTTTCTGGGGCGGATGCTCTTTTCGGGAGATGAAGCGCTTAAAAACGTGAAAGTCCTTTCCGGTGGCGAAAAAGTCCGCTGCATGCTTTCTAAACTCATGCTGAGCGGCGCGAACACGTTACTCCTGGATGACCCGACCAACCACTTAGACCTTGAAAGCATTACCGCGTTAAACAATAGCCTGACCGCATTCCCGGAAGTACTTATCTTTGCTTCGCATGACCAAGAATTTGTGGAAACAATTGCCAATCGCATTGTAGAAATTACCCCGAATGGGCTCATTGACCGTCGCATGACGCTTGATGAATACCTTGACAGTGAATCGGTTGCCAAGGTTCGTACCGAAATGTACGGCGGCACGGTGCCGATGAAGATTTAA